In Bythopirellula goksoeyrii, a single window of DNA contains:
- a CDS encoding terpene cyclase/mutase family protein, which produces MKSQPLLILVLLGATLPSVSTVFGQFPTEQFGEVVPRDIREMYDRGLVFLAGSQAEGGNWTGGQQGPGIDGMCVMTFLASGEDPNFGQYSGNIRKALRAMIRAQNSSTGYFGNSMYHHGFAMLAMAEAYGAVDDRQLWPTGPSEQQLSVGGSLELAVRAAITSQKKNSYGAWRYSPDSDDADTSVSGAVLVGLLAARNAGIEVPDESIDRAISYYKSMTSDSGQVAYSGGMGGFDESIARISIGNLVYAIARRKELPQYKATLSYLTERIEQTGQDHYREYSRYYQAQALFQGDVEAWEKWNKLLVRQLKETQKSDGSFPGQFGSAADTAMSLLALALNYRFLPIYER; this is translated from the coding sequence ATGAAGTCGCAACCCTTACTTATATTGGTTCTGTTGGGTGCTACGCTCCCATCCGTGAGTACCGTTTTTGGACAGTTTCCCACCGAGCAATTTGGCGAAGTCGTTCCTCGAGATATTCGAGAGATGTATGACCGAGGTTTAGTCTTTTTGGCAGGCTCCCAGGCGGAAGGGGGGAATTGGACGGGAGGCCAGCAGGGACCGGGGATCGATGGAATGTGTGTGATGACGTTCTTGGCGAGTGGCGAAGATCCCAATTTCGGACAATACAGCGGCAATATCCGCAAGGCACTACGCGCGATGATCCGTGCCCAAAACTCTTCAACCGGATATTTTGGCAACAGCATGTACCACCATGGCTTTGCGATGCTCGCGATGGCTGAGGCGTACGGTGCAGTGGATGATCGCCAATTATGGCCGACCGGTCCGTCAGAGCAGCAGCTCTCTGTAGGAGGCTCTTTGGAACTCGCTGTGCGGGCGGCGATCACGTCGCAAAAAAAGAATTCCTACGGTGCGTGGCGTTACTCTCCTGATTCTGATGACGCGGATACGTCGGTCTCTGGCGCCGTGTTGGTGGGACTGCTGGCAGCGCGCAACGCGGGGATCGAAGTCCCCGACGAATCTATCGACCGGGCGATTTCCTATTACAAATCGATGACCAGCGATTCGGGGCAAGTCGCTTATTCAGGGGGGATGGGAGGTTTCGATGAATCGATCGCGCGCATATCGATCGGAAATCTGGTCTATGCCATAGCGAGGCGCAAAGAACTCCCCCAATACAAGGCCACGCTCTCTTATTTAACCGAACGCATTGAACAGACCGGTCAAGATCATTATCGAGAGTATTCTCGGTACTATCAGGCCCAAGCCCTGTTCCAAGGGGATGTCGAAGCCTGGGAAAAGTGGAACAAGCTTCTCGTCCGCCAACTCAAAGAGACTCAAAAAAGTGATGGTAGTTTCCCCGGCCAGTTTGGATCTGCCGCCGACACGGCCATGTCGTTGTTGGCCCTGGCACTCAACTACCGATTCCTCCCGATTTATGAGCGATGA
- a CDS encoding TlpA family protein disulfide reductase: protein MKRHTLKNRWFTLLAAAWLMGPALCAAEQAPQLQLVNGDFLTGTLLESNTSDVLRWQSPALVDPLEFPAAAVAAAHFPEATEMAEVAGNFAVELVGGDLIICKLVTLTPEEVVIDSSSIGECRIAKNRIRRLVRWGEGAGIAYLGPHGLEGWTQQEGTWKEVAGHVLTEHRGTALLSECKIPPLACIEFEISWQHKPDFHLAIGVGENLVLESFHNLVDNFNNFAGIGGRRQATKPEPTSFPLLEFETYNSMLRILAERGKEADIALVADLNKGAGRIQFQVYVDAAKGTFAAYDMQGNLLTEIRVSPVSDPAVLEGISLTNRTGDVRLERLVVRNWNGLEPPQVQVNQEFVQKSDGSLVIADAIRFDAEDSEFLVDEKQDKPAETEIADEENNSLSTEEPEHTPLRVAVEDVVNVSFRSQENSAGGPLSLLLTSGERLTGSLDKLNKGKVTFDCLGFKVPVVVDLATVRSIVGSSRPPSKQVSDEPIGRLQSGGISCHGTVTGVTMAAETSSLSFRPQLSETSSPINPDLSGSIVFRDPPPEKPQPRDRRVQLRNRKNLAEQLVDIFTGKTTPPVAPSSPNRDEDQLLWLQDGDRIPCHLSRLDEQGIYFHASLVEKSFLPHKTIKAWEKRVGHPLPQIDAAKQARLLTLPRMQRGNPPLHLIESVQGDLLRARLLSMDDKEAIAEIRLDTKTLASSRIRRLIWLHPENLLSQDADVASDELTSETNNESTQSGAVQAVCRDGVRLTFHPHELAEADLLGTSKLLGKCRVDLRQVDQLLLGTAITDSAAELPFQSWQLTAATDPQFAQEEGAPSDAMNPGAQSPLIGQDAPDFHLKNLSGDEFRLSNKRGKIIVLDFWASWCGPCVQTMPLLETAINNMASAQVELIAVNMQEDALTVQAAIERMQISPQVLLDIDGAAAGKYAVTAIPQTVVIDADGKIASVLIGGGPAAPEQLLEVLEQVLNEEGQVIGEPAQ from the coding sequence GTGAAGCGTCATACGCTTAAGAATCGATGGTTCACCCTTCTGGCAGCAGCATGGCTGATGGGGCCTGCGCTTTGTGCTGCCGAGCAAGCACCGCAACTCCAACTTGTGAACGGCGATTTTCTCACGGGTACGCTTCTCGAATCAAACACGAGCGATGTACTCCGTTGGCAATCGCCAGCACTTGTCGATCCGTTGGAGTTCCCCGCTGCTGCCGTTGCCGCTGCTCATTTTCCGGAGGCAACGGAAATGGCCGAAGTTGCTGGGAATTTTGCTGTCGAACTTGTGGGAGGCGACCTGATCATTTGCAAACTCGTCACTCTCACTCCGGAAGAAGTGGTTATCGATTCGTCATCCATCGGAGAATGCCGAATCGCGAAGAACCGCATCCGCCGATTAGTTCGCTGGGGCGAGGGGGCGGGGATCGCCTACCTTGGTCCCCATGGGCTTGAGGGCTGGACTCAGCAGGAAGGTACTTGGAAAGAGGTTGCCGGACATGTGCTCACCGAACATCGTGGCACCGCTTTGCTAAGCGAATGTAAAATCCCTCCCCTCGCTTGTATCGAGTTTGAAATATCATGGCAGCACAAGCCCGATTTTCATTTGGCGATTGGCGTCGGGGAGAACCTTGTACTCGAGTCTTTTCACAATCTGGTAGATAATTTCAATAACTTTGCAGGTATCGGAGGCCGCAGACAAGCGACCAAGCCTGAACCTACCTCGTTTCCCCTTTTGGAATTTGAAACTTACAACTCCATGTTGCGGATTCTCGCCGAGCGTGGCAAGGAGGCAGACATCGCGCTAGTGGCCGATCTCAACAAAGGGGCGGGACGAATTCAGTTTCAAGTCTATGTCGACGCTGCCAAAGGTACTTTCGCTGCCTACGACATGCAGGGGAATCTGCTCACGGAGATCCGCGTCTCTCCAGTTTCAGACCCTGCTGTTCTTGAAGGCATTTCTCTCACCAACCGCACTGGTGACGTGCGACTCGAACGACTCGTCGTACGCAACTGGAATGGCCTGGAGCCTCCTCAAGTACAGGTGAATCAAGAGTTCGTCCAAAAATCAGATGGTTCACTGGTAATTGCCGACGCGATTCGCTTCGATGCAGAGGATTCAGAATTCCTCGTTGATGAAAAACAAGACAAGCCAGCTGAGACGGAAATTGCCGACGAGGAAAACAATTCCCTCTCCACAGAAGAGCCTGAGCATACACCACTTCGAGTGGCAGTGGAGGATGTCGTTAATGTCTCTTTTCGTTCGCAAGAGAATTCAGCAGGCGGACCACTCTCGCTCTTGCTCACCAGCGGTGAACGACTTACAGGGTCTCTGGACAAGCTAAACAAGGGAAAGGTTACTTTCGATTGCCTCGGATTCAAGGTCCCAGTCGTCGTGGACCTGGCCACGGTGCGTTCCATCGTGGGATCTTCTCGGCCTCCATCCAAGCAAGTTTCTGATGAACCGATCGGCCGCTTGCAATCCGGCGGCATCTCCTGCCACGGCACAGTAACGGGTGTGACAATGGCTGCAGAGACGAGTTCTCTTTCATTTCGCCCCCAACTGAGTGAAACCAGCAGTCCCATCAATCCCGATCTCTCAGGGTCGATAGTGTTTCGCGACCCTCCGCCAGAAAAACCGCAGCCAAGGGACCGCAGGGTACAACTGCGAAATCGAAAAAACCTGGCGGAGCAACTCGTCGATATCTTCACGGGAAAAACAACACCGCCGGTCGCTCCCTCTTCACCCAATCGAGACGAAGACCAGTTGCTCTGGCTTCAAGATGGGGATCGTATTCCGTGTCATCTGAGTCGGCTCGACGAACAGGGGATCTACTTTCATGCGTCACTGGTCGAGAAATCCTTCTTGCCACACAAGACCATCAAGGCATGGGAGAAACGCGTCGGACATCCCTTGCCACAAATCGATGCAGCAAAACAAGCGAGGCTACTGACCTTGCCTCGGATGCAGAGAGGCAATCCCCCGCTGCACCTGATTGAGTCGGTGCAGGGTGATCTGCTCCGGGCGCGATTGCTCTCCATGGACGACAAAGAAGCGATTGCAGAAATACGACTCGATACCAAGACGCTGGCCAGCAGCCGGATTCGGCGGCTGATATGGCTGCATCCTGAAAACCTCCTTTCTCAGGATGCCGACGTCGCTTCAGACGAACTCACCAGTGAAACTAACAACGAGTCAACTCAATCGGGTGCCGTTCAGGCGGTATGCCGTGATGGAGTCCGACTTACGTTTCATCCCCACGAACTAGCCGAAGCTGACCTGCTTGGGACGAGCAAGTTGCTAGGCAAATGTCGTGTCGATTTGCGGCAAGTGGATCAGTTGCTGCTGGGCACTGCGATTACCGATTCGGCAGCGGAACTTCCCTTCCAGTCATGGCAACTCACAGCAGCCACCGATCCACAGTTTGCGCAAGAAGAGGGAGCCCCAAGTGATGCTATGAATCCTGGTGCTCAATCACCCCTGATCGGACAGGATGCGCCCGACTTCCATCTCAAGAATCTCAGTGGCGATGAGTTTCGACTCAGCAACAAGCGAGGCAAGATTATCGTCCTTGATTTCTGGGCCAGTTGGTGCGGACCCTGTGTACAGACGATGCCGCTATTAGAAACTGCTATCAACAACATGGCATCCGCCCAGGTGGAATTGATCGCAGTAAATATGCAGGAAGATGCCCTGACCGTGCAAGCGGCCATTGAACGTATGCAAATCTCCCCACAAGTCTTGTTGGATATCGACGGAGCAGCGGCGGGCAAGTATGCCGTGACAGCCATCCCCCAAACTGTCGTCATCGACGCCGATGGCAAGATCGCTTCGGTACTCATCGGTGGAGGCCCCGCAGCCCCGGAACAACTGCTAGAAGTACTTGAGCAAGTGTTGAACGAAGAGGGGCAAGTAATCGGTGAGCCGGCACAATAA